A stretch of the Cellulomonas sp. WB94 genome encodes the following:
- a CDS encoding sodium-translocating pyrophosphatase: MSKVQPQGRIATRDEARISDQVRSRPHVRAGVLATAAALALSGCASSASTGGTNGGGEASLILPDLSAVTIVGGGSGRTLLLFGLLVCVLGIGFGALSYVQLRRMAVHPSMREISELIYSTCKTYLVQQGRFLLMLWVFIAAVIVAYYGLLVGFPWGRVAIVIAFSLVGMGGSYSVAWYGIRVNTFANSRVAFASLRGRPLAMHRIPMKSGMSIGMVLISIELMMMLVILLFLPSDLAGACFIGFAIGESLGASVLRIAGGIFTKIADIGADLMKIAFKIKEDDARNPGVIADCTGDNAGDSVGPSADGFETYGVTGVALITFVLLAVHDPAIQASLLVWIFVVRVAMVIASAASYLINDAMARVRYAKAERMNFEDPLSSLVWITSSVCIAATYAMTYVVLGDTLTNGLWWKLSTIISFGTLAGALIPELVKVFTSTHSKHVREVVKSSRQGGASLNILSGLVAGNFSGYWLGMAIVGLMAGAYLMSGLGLGALMVAPGVFAFGLVAFGFLGMGPVTIAVDSYGPVTDNAQSVYELSLIEDVDGIDDEIRRDHGFEVQWDKAKQMLEENDGAGNTFKATAKPVLIGTAVVGATTMIFSIIMSLTNGLTTGMDNLSLLHAPLLLGLISGGAVIYWFTGASIQAVTTGAYRAVEFIKNTIKLDGATKASEADSRKVVEICTQYAQQGMLNMFLGVFFATLAFAFVEPYFFIGYLISIAIFGLYQAIFMANAGGAWDNAKKIVEVDLHAKGTALHDATIVGDTVGDPYKDTSSVALNPVIKFTTLFGLLAVELAVSLSDQGNHTLVVILAGVFFLVSAFFVHRSFYGMRIRTTLEDDSSESAEQTLVQSGTGDAR, from the coding sequence GTGAGCAAGGTTCAGCCGCAAGGTCGCATCGCCACCCGTGATGAGGCACGCATCTCCGACCAGGTCCGCAGTCGCCCGCACGTCCGTGCGGGCGTTCTTGCGACGGCCGCCGCGCTCGCGCTCTCCGGGTGCGCGTCGTCGGCGTCGACCGGCGGGACGAACGGCGGCGGAGAGGCCAGCCTGATCCTGCCGGACCTGAGCGCCGTGACCATCGTGGGCGGCGGCTCCGGCCGCACGCTGCTGCTGTTCGGCCTCCTCGTCTGCGTGCTCGGCATCGGCTTCGGGGCGCTCAGCTACGTCCAGCTGCGCCGCATGGCGGTGCACCCGTCGATGCGCGAGATCTCCGAGCTCATCTACTCGACCTGCAAGACGTACCTCGTGCAGCAGGGTCGGTTCCTGCTCATGCTCTGGGTGTTCATCGCGGCGGTCATCGTCGCCTACTACGGGCTGCTCGTCGGGTTCCCGTGGGGACGCGTCGCGATCGTCATCGCCTTCAGCCTCGTCGGGATGGGCGGCTCGTACTCGGTCGCCTGGTACGGCATCCGCGTCAACACGTTCGCCAACTCGCGGGTGGCGTTCGCGTCGTTGCGCGGACGGCCCCTGGCGATGCACCGCATCCCGATGAAGTCCGGCATGTCGATCGGCATGGTGCTCATCAGCATCGAGCTGATGATGATGCTGGTCATCCTGCTGTTCCTGCCCAGCGACCTCGCGGGCGCGTGCTTCATCGGCTTCGCGATCGGTGAGTCGCTCGGCGCGTCCGTGCTGCGCATCGCCGGTGGCATCTTCACCAAGATCGCCGACATCGGCGCCGACCTCATGAAGATCGCGTTCAAGATCAAGGAGGACGACGCGCGCAACCCCGGCGTGATCGCCGACTGCACCGGTGACAACGCCGGCGACTCCGTCGGCCCGAGCGCGGACGGCTTCGAGACCTACGGCGTGACCGGCGTCGCGCTCATCACGTTCGTCCTGCTGGCCGTCCACGACCCGGCGATCCAGGCCAGCCTGCTCGTGTGGATCTTCGTGGTCCGCGTCGCCATGGTCATCGCCTCCGCGGCGTCGTACCTCATCAACGACGCCATGGCCCGCGTCCGCTACGCCAAGGCCGAGCGCATGAACTTCGAGGATCCGCTCAGCTCGCTCGTGTGGATCACCTCGTCCGTCTGCATCGCGGCGACCTACGCCATGACCTACGTCGTGCTCGGTGACACGCTCACCAACGGCCTGTGGTGGAAGCTCTCGACGATCATCTCGTTCGGCACCCTCGCCGGTGCCCTGATCCCCGAGCTCGTCAAGGTGTTCACCTCCACGCACAGCAAGCACGTGCGTGAGGTCGTCAAGAGCTCGCGCCAGGGTGGCGCCTCCCTCAACATCCTGTCCGGCCTGGTCGCCGGCAACTTCTCCGGGTACTGGCTCGGCATGGCCATCGTCGGCCTCATGGCCGGCGCGTACCTCATGAGCGGGCTGGGCCTCGGGGCACTCATGGTCGCCCCCGGCGTGTTCGCCTTCGGGCTCGTCGCATTCGGGTTCCTCGGCATGGGGCCGGTGACGATCGCGGTCGACTCCTACGGCCCGGTCACGGACAACGCGCAGAGCGTCTACGAGCTGTCCCTCATCGAGGACGTCGACGGCATCGACGACGAGATCCGGCGCGACCACGGCTTCGAGGTCCAGTGGGACAAGGCGAAGCAGATGCTCGAGGAGAACGACGGCGCGGGGAACACCTTCAAGGCGACCGCAAAGCCCGTGCTCATCGGCACCGCGGTCGTCGGCGCCACGACGATGATCTTCTCGATCATCATGAGCCTGACCAACGGCCTGACGACCGGGATGGACAACCTCTCGCTGCTGCACGCTCCCCTGCTGCTCGGGCTGATCTCCGGTGGAGCGGTCATCTACTGGTTCACCGGCGCGTCGATCCAGGCGGTCACGACGGGCGCGTACCGGGCCGTGGAGTTCATCAAGAACACCATCAAGCTCGACGGCGCGACGAAGGCCAGCGAGGCCGACTCGCGCAAGGTCGTCGAGATCTGCACGCAGTACGCCCAGCAGGGCATGCTCAACATGTTCCTCGGCGTGTTCTTCGCAACCCTGGCGTTCGCGTTCGTGGAGCCGTACTTCTTCATCGGCTACCTGATCTCGATCGCCATCTTCGGGCTGTACCAGGCGATCTTCATGGCCAACGCGGGCGGGGCCTGGGACAACGCGAAGAAGATCGTCGAGGTCGACCTGCACGCCAAGGGAACGGCCCTGCACGACGCGACGATCGTGGGTGACACCGTCGGTGACCCGTACAAGGACACGTCGTCGGTCGCGCTCAACCCGGTGATCAAGTTCACGACGCTGTTCGGCCTGCTCGCGGTCGAGCTGGCGGTCAGCCTCAGCGACCAGGGCAACCACACCCTGGTCGTGATCCTCGCGGGCGTGTTCTTCCTCGTCTCGGCCTTCTTCGTGCACCGGTCGTTCTACGGCATGCGGATCCGCACGACCCTCGAGGACGACAGCTCGGAATCCGCCGAGCAGACGCTGGTGCAATCGGGAACGGGTGACGCACGATGA
- a CDS encoding TOBE domain-containing protein, with translation MPLFRVREAAALLGVSDDTVRRWTESGRLSATSDDAGRQAIDGAVLARFAQELAAENPVTAGQISRQSARNHFTGLVTNVVRDTVMAQVELQAGPFRVVSLMSREAADDLGLQPGVLAVASVKSTNVVVEIPDS, from the coding sequence GTGCCCCTGTTCCGTGTGCGAGAAGCTGCAGCACTGCTCGGTGTCAGCGACGACACGGTGCGCCGGTGGACGGAGTCCGGGCGGCTGTCGGCCACATCCGACGACGCGGGTCGCCAGGCGATCGACGGAGCCGTGCTCGCGCGGTTCGCGCAGGAGCTCGCAGCCGAGAACCCCGTCACGGCGGGCCAGATCAGCCGCCAGTCGGCCCGCAACCACTTCACGGGCCTCGTGACCAACGTCGTGCGGGACACCGTGATGGCGCAGGTCGAGCTCCAGGCCGGACCGTTCCGCGTCGTCTCGCTCATGAGCCGCGAGGCCGCGGACGACCTCGGGCTCCAGCCCGGCGTGCTCGCGGTCGCCAGCGTGAAGTCCACCAACGTGGTCGTGGAGATCCCTGACAGCTGA
- the modA gene encoding molybdate ABC transporter substrate-binding protein, with amino-acid sequence MRRPLLATLTAVAAAIALLAGCGSSAGSDAGAPAGSASASGTPPTFAGKITVFAAASLTGSFTTLGKQFEAAHTDATITFSFGPSSGLATQITEGAPADVFASASAKNMDAVVAAQAAEAPSTFAENVMEIAVAPGNPARIATLADLAQADVKVALCQPDVPCGTVAAKVLAAAGLTVTPVTLEADVKATLTKIELGEVDAGLVYVTDVLAAGDRVMGIEIPADVNAATSYPIATLAASTSPELAKAFVDYVLSADGARVLAAAGFQTP; translated from the coding sequence GTGCGTCGCCCCCTTCTCGCCACGCTGACCGCGGTCGCCGCAGCGATCGCCCTGCTGGCCGGCTGCGGATCCTCCGCCGGCAGCGACGCCGGGGCTCCGGCGGGCAGCGCGTCGGCGTCCGGCACGCCCCCGACGTTCGCCGGCAAGATCACCGTGTTCGCTGCGGCGTCCCTGACCGGGTCGTTCACGACGCTGGGCAAGCAGTTCGAGGCGGCTCACACGGACGCCACGATCACGTTCAGCTTCGGGCCCAGCTCCGGGCTGGCCACCCAGATCACCGAGGGAGCGCCGGCCGACGTCTTCGCGTCCGCGTCGGCCAAGAACATGGACGCCGTGGTTGCCGCCCAGGCCGCCGAGGCTCCGTCGACGTTCGCCGAGAACGTCATGGAGATCGCCGTCGCGCCCGGCAACCCCGCGAGGATCGCGACTCTCGCCGACCTCGCCCAGGCCGACGTCAAGGTCGCGCTCTGCCAGCCGGACGTCCCGTGCGGCACCGTCGCGGCCAAGGTTCTCGCCGCTGCGGGCCTCACCGTCACCCCGGTCACCCTCGAGGCCGACGTCAAGGCCACGCTGACCAAGATCGAGCTCGGCGAGGTCGACGCCGGCCTCGTCTACGTCACCGACGTGCTCGCTGCGGGCGACAGGGTCATGGGGATCGAGATCCCGGCTGACGTGAACGCCGCCACGAGCTACCCGATCGCGACCCTCGCCGCATCGACGAGTCCCGAGCTGGCGAAGGCGTTCGTCGACTACGTCCTGTCGGCCGACGGCGCCCGCGTGCTGGCTGCCGCGGGCTTCCAGACGCCGTGA
- a CDS encoding ABC transporter permease — protein MPRRTSGPDGDRRTRSVADVTSRAPWPLAVPAVVAVAFLLLPLVGLLLRASWRDLPRLLLESEAVGALRLSLVTATIATVISLVLGVPLAWVLARARFRGRSLLRALVTLPLVLPPVVGGVALLFALGRRGFIGQYLDQWFGITLPFTSAGVVLAETFVAMPFLVVTVEGAFRSADLGLEEAAATLGSRPFATFCRVTLPLIAPSLIAGSMLCWARALGEFGATITFAGNLPGVTQTMPLAVYQALERDPDAAVALSLVLVVVSIAVLGLLRERWLHPGATL, from the coding sequence GTGCCGCGTCGAACCTCGGGGCCCGACGGCGACCGCCGCACCCGGTCCGTCGCCGACGTGACCTCGCGTGCGCCGTGGCCGCTGGCCGTCCCGGCCGTCGTGGCCGTCGCCTTCCTCCTGCTCCCGCTGGTGGGTCTGCTGCTGCGGGCCTCCTGGCGCGACCTGCCCCGGCTGCTCCTGGAGTCGGAGGCCGTGGGCGCCCTGCGGCTCTCGCTCGTCACGGCGACGATCGCGACGGTGATCTCGCTGGTCCTCGGGGTGCCGTTGGCCTGGGTGCTGGCCCGCGCACGCTTCCGGGGCCGCAGCCTGCTGCGCGCCCTGGTCACCCTGCCCCTGGTGCTGCCCCCGGTCGTCGGCGGCGTGGCTCTGCTGTTCGCGCTCGGGCGACGCGGGTTCATCGGTCAGTACCTGGACCAGTGGTTCGGGATCACCCTGCCCTTCACCAGCGCGGGCGTCGTCCTCGCCGAGACGTTCGTCGCCATGCCGTTCCTGGTCGTCACCGTCGAGGGTGCCTTCCGCTCGGCGGACCTGGGCCTGGAGGAGGCCGCGGCCACGCTCGGCTCGCGCCCGTTCGCCACCTTCTGCCGCGTCACGCTGCCGCTGATCGCGCCGAGCCTGATCGCCGGGAGCATGCTCTGCTGGGCGCGGGCACTGGGGGAGTTCGGCGCGACCATCACGTTCGCCGGGAACCTGCCGGGGGTCACGCAGACCATGCCGCTCGCGGTCTACCAGGCGCTCGAACGGGACCCCGACGCGGCCGTCGCGCTGAGCCTCGTGCTCGTGGTCGTCTCGATCGCGGTCCTCGGGCTGCTGCGTGAGCGCTGGCTCCACCCGGGCGCGACCCTGTGA
- a CDS encoding ABC transporter ATP-binding protein — MTAPAVARGGLHADVVVGRGDFRLEAAFRVAPGEVLAVLGPNGAGKTTLLRSLAGLGALTDGRLVVGADTWDDARAGVFVPAVDRAVGLVFQDYRLFPHLSVLDNVAFSARARGARRTDARRDAADWLARMDLADLARSRPGALSGGQAQRVALARALACDPQLLLLDEPLAALDARTRLEVRGELRRHLAAFGGPSILVTHDPLEAMVLADRLLVLESGRIVQEGTPAEVARRPATDYVARLVGLNLYAGTMTDRGTRRVDLDTGGVLFAAGHGQDADDEDAATPAAAGTGMLVVLAPTAISIHTSRPDSGSARNTWTGVVAGLELLTDRVRVAVDGTPSALVDITPAAVADLRLAPGQPVWLTAKATEVIAYADPGPTPARAPAYAPATDGPTR; from the coding sequence GTGACCGCGCCGGCCGTCGCACGCGGGGGACTGCACGCCGACGTGGTCGTCGGACGCGGCGACTTCCGGCTCGAGGCGGCCTTCCGGGTCGCCCCCGGCGAGGTCCTCGCCGTCCTCGGGCCCAACGGCGCCGGGAAGACGACCCTGCTGCGCTCCCTCGCGGGGCTCGGTGCGCTGACCGACGGCCGCCTCGTGGTCGGCGCCGACACGTGGGACGACGCCCGGGCCGGGGTCTTCGTGCCGGCGGTCGACCGTGCCGTCGGGCTCGTGTTCCAGGACTACCGGCTCTTCCCGCACCTGAGCGTGCTGGACAACGTCGCGTTCTCGGCGCGAGCCAGAGGCGCGCGGCGCACGGACGCACGACGGGACGCCGCCGACTGGCTCGCGCGCATGGACCTCGCCGACCTCGCCCGCAGCAGGCCGGGGGCGCTGTCGGGTGGGCAGGCGCAGCGCGTCGCACTGGCCCGCGCGCTCGCGTGCGACCCGCAGCTCCTGCTGCTCGACGAGCCGCTCGCGGCCCTCGACGCGCGGACCCGGCTGGAGGTGCGCGGCGAGCTGCGTCGCCACCTGGCGGCGTTCGGCGGTCCGAGCATCCTGGTGACCCACGACCCGCTCGAGGCCATGGTCCTGGCCGACCGACTGCTTGTCCTCGAGTCGGGCCGCATCGTCCAGGAGGGCACGCCGGCCGAGGTGGCCCGGCGACCCGCGACCGACTACGTCGCGCGCCTCGTCGGCCTCAACCTCTATGCCGGCACGATGACCGACCGCGGTACCCGACGTGTCGACCTCGACACCGGCGGGGTCCTGTTCGCCGCCGGGCACGGCCAGGACGCGGACGACGAGGACGCGGCGACGCCGGCTGCGGCAGGCACGGGCATGCTCGTCGTGCTCGCGCCGACCGCGATCTCCATCCACACCAGCCGACCGGACTCAGGCTCTGCGCGCAACACGTGGACGGGGGTCGTCGCAGGGCTCGAGCTCTTGACCGACCGGGTGCGCGTCGCGGTGGACGGCACCCCGTCGGCGCTCGTCGACATCACGCCCGCTGCGGTCGCCGACCTCCGGCTCGCGCCGGGTCAGCCGGTCTGGCTGACCGCCAAGGCCACCGAGGTCATCGCCTACGCCGACCCGGGACCGACCCCGGCGCGCGCCCCGGCCTACGCCCCGGCCACGGATGGTCCGACGCGCTGA
- a CDS encoding DUF1918 domain-containing protein, which translates to MHASVGDEIIIHGRVLGTPSRRGEVLEAHGPDGTPPYLVKFDDGHETLVFPGPDVEIVTLTHEPTP; encoded by the coding sequence ATGCATGCTTCCGTAGGCGACGAGATCATCATCCACGGCCGGGTCCTCGGGACCCCGTCACGGCGGGGCGAGGTGCTCGAGGCGCACGGCCCCGACGGCACTCCGCCGTACCTGGTGAAGTTCGACGACGGCCACGAGACCCTGGTCTTCCCGGGCCCCGACGTCGAGATCGTCACCCTGACCCACGAACCGACGCCCTGA
- a CDS encoding ATP-binding protein: MTVPARTSGSGPGMAPESDATTSVDPTASSSAPVLVSSPSADELVAGAVATWRGALVEAAGGSTLSNVDLLGDAALDLSAAHPSGIAQLFAGRETRLSNLVREGGSLATAKRRARSVGSRAESYAQRYGIAPTYLAIGVATWTERTTPDVASDDVAALAAVTRAARVQRAASAYDVDADGGTHTPAEPRTVRAPVLLRPVSLRARGSGESDYELALEPSLEVNPILARALRSRGALLDPGAVARGAFTGTGFDPRPALDRLTSLGAAVLEDFELVERIVVGTFVHPGQVLVDDLDALSGTLDRHEVVAALAGVEEARAGLRRPVPAPVRGDRDPDLERGVGDLDAAQQHVLDVIATGEHLFVDAPTGSDVTGMLAAVVADAAASGRTVLYVPGHRRASSALKARLEQLGLDDLLLDVAPEAGWRTAVGRRLLGAMTLEVRPPEHTRIDGVRRDLVKRREQLRAYVAGLHAEREPWGVSAYDALQALARLTAARPAPRTTVRLGVDVARVLDAERRTALAADLARVCELGAFTLQPSDTPWFGADLLTDSAAHSALETLGRVLGYGLPRLTERVAEVSAATGLVPATTVAAWGEQLVMLGGIRGALDLFQPMIFERTAADLVAATGTKEWREQHDLPMGYWLRRRLRKQAKDMVRPGRPVADLHSALIEVQKQRQIWQAHCPAGGWPQLPEGLATIEDEFRDLSADLDELDAALTGTPGGAGLFEVPLPELTARLARLVTDRAALETLPARTALERSLTAAGLGDLLADLARRRVDAELVGAELELAWWSTVFEQILTADPALAGYDGATLGQLSAEYAAFDREHVASLSTPVRNAVVGHIGTALRMHRDQAEALFGELVEDRMTSVRETVARYPDVTRRLRPVLAASPMLVPQLLPASRTVDVVVIDAAAQLPVEVAVAVIARGRQVVVVGDARCASGTAVRDLADVLPVVALRADASRRDPYLTAFLAAHGYEGVLSPTPLPENSPLVRLDVVDGTGMPDATSGTVEGPRAEVEHVVELVLTHALTRPDESLAVLTPSIVHADLLREAVLAEVRANPSLAVFFDSGRVEPFVVADLTGVAGLRRDAVIFTLGYGRTPHGRVLHRFGPIGDPGGDARLLDALGATRHRLDMVASFAAADLDPARLRGPGARLLADLLAFAERRGQGATTDALTRVAVPEPAVPEPPMTDDAGDESTGSDLADGASGSDLADGASGSDAVADAAPVDDEPIESGAGEQTIATADHAEPDRLVVDLAERLWRHGLVVEIDHGLPGGTRIPLAVGHPDLPGRLLVAVLTDDEAYVSEPSIRVRDRQVADRLDRLGWSVVRVWSAAAFLDPQAEVDRIRRAVHATMLASPRAVAPLMVTPTVSDDDLLPVATETPIDGIGVVAPGLTDLPARPVAAAFIPAPAVAPAPAPAPEQPIIDSVPQAAAEVAGLHVVADAVPAATPAAPVLHVEQPTLAVPTGPRPHVRSGLPVSAYSDDELDEIITWITSDGSERNREELAARVREELGMTRRSSRVDAVVAAAVRRATR; encoded by the coding sequence GTGACCGTCCCTGCGCGCACGTCCGGCTCGGGACCCGGAATGGCACCCGAGTCCGACGCGACCACCTCTGTCGACCCGACGGCCTCGTCGTCGGCGCCGGTCCTCGTCTCCTCGCCGTCCGCCGACGAGCTCGTGGCCGGTGCGGTCGCGACCTGGCGCGGTGCGCTGGTCGAGGCCGCCGGTGGGTCGACCCTGTCCAACGTCGATCTCCTCGGTGACGCCGCGCTGGACCTGTCGGCGGCGCACCCGTCGGGCATCGCGCAGCTCTTCGCGGGCCGCGAGACCCGCCTGTCCAACCTCGTGCGCGAGGGTGGCTCCCTCGCGACCGCGAAGCGCCGGGCCCGGAGCGTCGGGTCGCGCGCCGAGAGCTACGCGCAGCGCTACGGCATCGCCCCGACCTACCTCGCGATCGGCGTGGCGACCTGGACCGAGCGGACGACGCCGGACGTCGCGTCCGACGACGTCGCGGCCCTCGCCGCGGTCACGCGCGCGGCCCGGGTCCAGCGCGCCGCATCGGCCTACGACGTCGACGCCGACGGCGGGACGCACACGCCCGCTGAGCCCCGCACGGTGCGTGCGCCGGTGCTCCTGCGGCCGGTGTCGCTGCGAGCCCGGGGAAGCGGCGAGAGCGACTACGAGCTCGCGCTCGAGCCGTCGCTCGAGGTCAACCCGATCCTGGCGCGCGCGCTGCGCAGCCGCGGCGCGCTGCTCGACCCGGGTGCGGTGGCACGCGGAGCATTCACCGGCACCGGGTTCGACCCGCGGCCCGCGCTCGACCGGCTCACGTCGCTCGGCGCCGCCGTGCTCGAGGACTTCGAGCTCGTCGAGCGCATCGTCGTCGGAACGTTCGTGCACCCCGGACAGGTCCTCGTCGACGACCTGGACGCGCTGTCCGGCACGCTCGACCGGCACGAGGTCGTCGCAGCGCTCGCGGGCGTCGAGGAAGCGCGCGCGGGTCTGCGGCGCCCGGTGCCCGCCCCGGTCCGCGGCGACCGGGACCCCGATCTCGAACGTGGCGTCGGGGACCTCGACGCCGCTCAGCAGCATGTCCTGGACGTGATCGCGACCGGTGAGCACCTGTTCGTCGACGCGCCGACCGGGAGCGACGTCACCGGCATGCTCGCTGCCGTCGTGGCCGACGCGGCAGCGTCGGGGCGCACCGTCCTGTACGTCCCCGGGCACCGGCGGGCGTCCTCGGCGCTCAAGGCTCGGCTCGAGCAGCTCGGTCTCGACGACCTCCTCCTCGACGTGGCGCCCGAGGCCGGCTGGCGCACCGCCGTGGGCCGTCGGCTGCTCGGTGCGATGACGCTCGAGGTGCGGCCGCCCGAGCACACCCGCATCGACGGTGTGCGCCGGGACCTCGTCAAGCGGCGCGAGCAGCTGCGTGCCTACGTCGCGGGGCTGCACGCCGAGCGCGAGCCGTGGGGGGTCTCTGCGTACGACGCGCTGCAGGCGCTCGCGCGGCTCACCGCCGCCCGCCCCGCCCCTCGCACGACCGTCCGGCTCGGCGTCGACGTCGCGCGCGTGCTCGACGCCGAGCGGCGCACCGCGCTCGCGGCCGACCTGGCCCGGGTGTGCGAGCTCGGCGCGTTCACGCTCCAGCCGTCGGACACCCCCTGGTTCGGTGCCGACCTGCTGACCGACTCCGCCGCGCACAGTGCGCTCGAGACGCTCGGACGCGTGCTCGGCTACGGACTGCCACGCCTCACCGAGCGGGTCGCGGAGGTCTCGGCAGCGACCGGACTGGTCCCCGCCACGACCGTCGCCGCCTGGGGTGAGCAGCTCGTCATGCTCGGCGGCATCCGCGGTGCGCTCGACCTGTTCCAGCCGATGATCTTCGAGCGGACCGCCGCCGACCTCGTCGCCGCGACGGGCACCAAGGAGTGGCGCGAGCAGCACGACCTGCCCATGGGCTACTGGCTCCGTCGTCGCCTGCGCAAGCAGGCCAAGGACATGGTCCGCCCGGGTCGCCCCGTCGCCGACCTTCACAGCGCGCTCATCGAGGTGCAGAAGCAGCGCCAGATCTGGCAGGCGCACTGCCCTGCGGGCGGCTGGCCGCAGCTGCCCGAGGGGCTCGCCACGATCGAGGACGAGTTCCGCGACCTGAGCGCCGACCTTGACGAGCTCGACGCAGCGCTCACCGGGACACCCGGGGGAGCCGGCCTGTTCGAGGTGCCCCTGCCCGAGCTCACCGCCCGGCTCGCCCGGCTGGTCACCGACCGCGCCGCGCTCGAGACGCTGCCCGCGCGGACCGCTCTCGAGCGTTCGCTGACCGCCGCGGGTCTCGGCGACCTCCTCGCCGACCTCGCGCGTCGTCGTGTCGACGCCGAGCTGGTGGGTGCCGAGCTCGAGCTGGCGTGGTGGAGCACGGTGTTCGAGCAGATCCTCACCGCCGACCCGGCCCTCGCGGGGTACGACGGCGCGACGCTCGGGCAGCTCTCTGCGGAGTACGCCGCCTTCGACCGTGAGCACGTCGCGAGCCTGTCGACGCCGGTGCGCAACGCGGTCGTCGGCCACATCGGCACGGCCTTGCGCATGCACCGCGACCAGGCCGAGGCGCTGTTCGGCGAGCTCGTCGAGGACCGCATGACTTCCGTGCGCGAGACGGTCGCCCGGTACCCCGACGTCACCCGGCGGCTGCGCCCTGTGCTCGCCGCCTCACCGATGCTCGTGCCGCAGCTGCTGCCCGCGTCGCGCACGGTCGACGTCGTCGTCATCGACGCGGCTGCCCAGCTGCCCGTCGAGGTCGCCGTCGCGGTCATCGCCCGGGGTCGGCAGGTCGTCGTCGTCGGCGATGCGCGCTGCGCGTCCGGCACCGCCGTGCGTGACCTCGCCGACGTCCTGCCGGTGGTCGCGCTGCGTGCCGACGCGTCCCGCCGCGACCCGTACCTGACCGCGTTCCTCGCGGCGCACGGCTACGAGGGTGTTCTCAGCCCGACCCCGCTCCCCGAGAACTCACCGCTCGTGCGGCTCGACGTCGTCGACGGCACCGGCATGCCCGACGCCACCAGCGGGACCGTCGAGGGTCCGCGCGCCGAGGTCGAGCACGTCGTCGAGCTCGTCCTGACGCACGCGCTGACCCGCCCGGACGAGTCGCTCGCTGTGCTCACGCCGTCGATCGTCCACGCCGACCTCCTGCGCGAGGCGGTGCTCGCCGAGGTGCGCGCCAACCCGAGCCTCGCCGTGTTCTTCGACTCGGGCCGCGTCGAACCCTTCGTCGTCGCCGACCTCACGGGGGTCGCCGGGCTCCGCCGCGACGCCGTCATCTTCACGCTCGGCTACGGACGCACTCCGCACGGTCGGGTGCTGCACCGCTTCGGCCCGATCGGCGATCCTGGCGGTGACGCCCGCCTGCTCGACGCGCTCGGCGCGACCCGGCACCGTCTCGACATGGTCGCGAGCTTCGCCGCGGCGGACCTCGACCCCGCCCGGCTGCGCGGTCCGGGCGCACGACTGCTCGCCGACCTGCTGGCCTTTGCCGAGCGTCGCGGGCAGGGTGCGACGACGGATGCGCTGACGAGGGTCGCCGTTCCCGAGCCGGCCGTCCCCGAGCCCCCGATGACCGACGACGCGGGCGACGAATCGACCGGCTCCGACCTGGCGGACGGCGCGTCCGGCTCCGACCTGGCGGACGGCGCGTCCGGTTCCGACGCAGTCGCCGACGCCGCACCTGTCGATGACGAGCCGATCGAGTCCGGCGCCGGTGAGCAGACGATCGCGACCGCGGACCACGCGGAGCCCGACCGTCTCGTCGTCGACCTGGCCGAGCGGCTGTGGCGCCACGGGCTCGTCGTCGAGATCGACCACGGACTGCCCGGCGGCACGCGCATCCCGCTCGCCGTGGGCCACCCGGACCTCCCGGGACGCCTCCTGGTCGCCGTCCTGACCGACGACGAGGCGTACGTCTCCGAGCCCAGCATCCGCGTCCGCGACCGCCAGGTCGCCGACCGTCTCGACCGTCTCGGCTGGAGCGTCGTGCGGGTGTGGTCTGCCGCCGCCTTCCTCGACCCCCAGGCCGAGGTCGACCGGATCCGGCGCGCCGTGCACGCCACCATGCTCGCGTCGCCGCGGGCGGTCGCCCCTCTGATGGTGACCCCGACGGTGAGCGACGACGACCTGCTGCCGGTCGCGACCGAGACGCCGATCGACGGGATCGGGGTGGTGGCGCCGGGCCTCACGGACCTCCCGGCCCGGCCGGTCGCCGCGGCGTTCATCCCGGCGCCCGCTGTGGCACCCGCACCCGCACCCGCACCCGAGCAGCCGATCATCGACTCGGTCCCGCAGGCCGCTGCCGAGGTCGCCGGGCTGCACGTCGTCGCGGACGCCGTGCCGGCCGCCACGCCGGCCGCCCCGGTCCTGCACGTCGAGCAGCCGACCCTGGCCGTGCCGACCGGTCCCCGGCCCCACGTGCGATCCGGGCTGCCGGTCAGCGCCTACAGCGACGACGAGCTCGACGAGATCATCACGTGGATCACGTCTGACGGCTCGGAGCGCAACCGCGAGGAGCTCGCTGCCCGCGTACGCGAGGAGCTCGGGATGACGCGGCGCAGCTCGCGGGTGGACGCCGTCGTGGCCGCCGCTGTCCGTCGCGCGACCCGCTGA